The following proteins come from a genomic window of Candidozyma auris chromosome 4, complete sequence:
- the PHO86 gene encoding Pho86p, with product MVYQQDLDLHKPLNKDLPPNIRRTQLSPRLALSALTLHGDLYRQLQSRCNASIFWHPVTQLFMQTVLGLTLLYQYSELWEISDTWGEFATLVWNNKYLVTSMFPSLIFVAGMVGLVSFLLTDELRTVSDRLAGDAYQSRLFKFPLKIFANANGKEYELNTTADFMNNASESTELIEYRESPVAVVTVIPLPDESSRDVFYAKISGLHVRKSYAKAGLQNDLLDIAIEKAKKLALRYIKDNNIKKKNIKTVLLCDAYTFDSINKPIIEQKGFEEKSRSTQLDPFAVDKKPENFLYLIPDSLVKKFFGIYRNTYQLVIDGDEVSIATGSATTDSKARMRRT from the coding sequence ATGGTCTACCAGCAAGACTTGGATCTCCACAAGCCTTTAAATAAGGATCTCCCGCCCAACATCAGGCGCACCCAGTTACTGCCTCGGTTGGCGCTTTCTGCCCTCACATTACACGGGGACCTCTACCGACAGCTCCAATCTAGGTGTAATGCTTCGATTTTTTGGCATCCAGTGACTCAGTTGTTTATGCAAACGGTGTTGGGATTGACATTGTTGTACCAATACAGCGAGTTATGGGAGATTTCAGACACTTGGGGAGAGTTTGCAACGCTCGTGTGGAATAACAAGTACTTGGTGACATCGATGTTTCCGTCGCTTATCTTTGTTGCAGGCATGGTGGGTCTtgtgagcttcttgttgacGGACGAGTTGAGAACTGTCAGTGATAGATTGGCTGGTGATGCGTACCAGCTGAGACTCTTCAAGTTCCCATTGAAAATATTTGCCAATGCTAATGGGAAAGAGTACGAGTTGAACACGACTGCTGATTTCATGAACAATGCCTCTGAGTCAACAGAGCTCATCGAATACCGTGAGTCCCCCGTCGCGGTGGTAACAGTCATCCCACTTCCAGATGAGTCTTCGAGGGATGTGTTCTATGCTAAGATATCCGGTCTCCACGTCAGAAAGTCCTATGCAAAGGCTGGCTTGCAGAACGACCTTCTCGACATCGCTATcgaaaaagcaaagaaacTTGCATTGAGATATATCAAGGACAAtaacatcaagaagaagaacataAAGACAGTGCTACTATGTGACGCATACACCTTTGACTCGATAAACAAACCCATTATTGAACAAAAGGGCTTCGAGGAGAAGCTGAGAAGTACGCAATTAGACCCTTTTGCAGTCGATAAGAAACCAGAGAACTTTTTGTACTTAATTCCTGACTCTCtcgtcaagaagtttttcGGCATCTACAGAAATACGTATCAGCTTGTCATCGATGGTGACGAGGTCAGCATCGCGACAGGCAGCGCTACCACCGACTCTAAGGCTAGAATGAGAAGGACATAG